AACTTTTGAGGGAAACTTATAAAGCGATAAAGGAGGTAGATAGAGAAGCAAAAGTGGCCATGGGAGGAACAGCGGGCACAGACCTCCGCTACATTGAGGAGCTTTACAAGAGAAATGTTCCCTTTGATATTGTTAACATCCATCCCTATGGCTATCCAACGCCACCGGAGAAATTCCTAGAGGGGCAGATTAATGCCTGCAGGGAGCTTATGAGGAAATACGGAGACGAGAAAAAGCCAATTTGGATAACGGAATACGGCTGGCCTAACCACATCGCTCCAAACGGAGTTGATATAATTACTCAAGCTAATTATATTGTGAGGGCTTTCGTGATTGCCTTGGGAGCGGGCGTAGAGAAGATATTCTGGTATGATTACCAGAACGGTCCTGACCCATATTACAATGAGCATAACTTCGGGATTGTTTATATGGGAGATATACCCAAACCCTGCTATGTCTCACTATCAACAATGACTCGCCTCTTGGAAGGGAAAAAATTTCTCAAGAAACTGGATATGCCAGAGGATTGTTACGCCTATGTCTTTCAATCAAAAAACAAAGAGGAAACAATAGTCATGTGGGCTATGGAGGAAAAGGAGGTCGCATTTAATTGGAAGGGGAAAGGGAGATTAGTGGATTTGATGGGGAACGAAAAGCCGGTTTCCTCCGATGGACTATTTAAGGTAAAACTTTCCCCTAGCCCCGTCTTCCTCATATGTAAGGGCGATAACTTACCCAGCGTAGCATTTCGCTGGGAAAAGAGCGCTATTGAGCTTATGCCACTTGAACCGACTTCCGATGCTCTGATAATCAAGTTAAGCTCACCTCTCAAAATTTCCGTTTCCTTCACAACACCCAAAGGAATTGAGGTCTCGCCTTCTTCTTGGAGTGCTAATCTCAAGAAGGGCGAATGGAAAAAGAGCTTCAATTTCTTGGTCAAGGCAGTTCCGTTTGGGAATTATGAAGTAATAGCAAATATAAAGGTCGGCGGACAGACCTTTAAGCTTAGCAAGAAGCTAACCGTTATCTCTCCTTACAGACTTTGGCTCATCCCCTCCCCTCTTGAGCAAAGCCTGAAGATAAAGGTGAAAAATCTATACAAGAAAAATAAAGCGGAAGGACTTGTAGCCTCATTGCAAACCCCATCGGCTATCTTGAAATATCTCTCCGCCTACTTCCCTATAATGAAGCCTGGCGAGGAATCAACTCAGAGCGTTCCCCTGTTCCTTGACCTTTCGGATGTTCCATCGGCTTTCAATATAAGCGTTAATCTGAAGGATAAGAACAGCGTAGCTATGCATTATCAAAGAAAGGTTTCGTTCTTCACGATTGAGAAAGCAGAGAGCAATCCCCTCGACCCCTCCAATCCCCAATGGGAGAAAATCACGGGAATAGTGCTTGATAAAAAGGATTTTTATCAGAAGCTAAACCAGGATTGGAAAGGGCAAAATGACCTCTGGGTAGAAGGAAAGTTCCTGTGGGATGAGGAGAACTTCTACATTAAGCTTGCCGTCATTGATGATGTGTTTTTCAACAATTACCCTCCTGAGGGTATTTGGCAAGGGGATAGTGTCCAATTCGCTATCGCTCCCAAAGGCGAGCATATGAAGGATGAGCCTTTCGTTCAGATAGATATAGGAAAGTCAAACGGAAAGGACATCGTGTTTAGAAGAGCTTTCGGTATGGATTTGAAGGAAGGAGTAATAGAGACGAAGGGAACGATGGTGATTGAGGGGAACAGAGCCGTCTATCTTTTCGCCATTCCCTGGAAGGAACTGGGGATTAAACCAACAAGTGGGCTAACCATCGGCTTCTCTTTCCTTGTGAACGATAACGATGGGAACGGGAGGAAGGGATGGATGGAATGGGGCAGAGGCATCGGCTTGGAGAAAAATCCCACCGATTTCTACGACCTCACATTAAAAGAAGGAGCTGAATTGAAATGAAGAAAAT
The bacterium genome window above contains:
- a CDS encoding beta-galactosidase translates to MRRFVPILLILLSFSLFSGESRRFLLFNFEHPFFSFSEGRGDRGGKGNFSIVSKPSYNGKPVGKFSYDFSSTGEEIGYVYAPINCAIPLPGKPIALIIPIYGDASQHTFAYRFVDKTGEVFQGGIGAINWKGWKEVNLQLTEQATFSWGGNNDHKIDYPIRLSQLIIDKNSNSLPLKGEIYLGDFYIQTEDVKAEELFLIDIKADKPQMIYKSGESAVLSLIALNRGEETRNISLTIEARDFFKTPILLKDVNLSVPPQSLRSSSLKIPLHKLGSYIVNAKEKGGSWEKQIVLSVLPPFRKGKLDITSPFGINGHIPNERELYMMERAGIRWCRMDFLWEINEPEKDKFNWKTFDEVFANAKKHSVYPLPILCYNSSWGSKKSENGSGTVPDLNNWIPYVKESVRKYKDFVKFWEVWNEPNIGFWTGTLDEYAELLRETYKAIKEVDREAKVAMGGTAGTDLRYIEELYKRNVPFDIVNIHPYGYPTPPEKFLEGQINACRELMRKYGDEKKPIWITEYGWPNHIAPNGVDIITQANYIVRAFVIALGAGVEKIFWYDYQNGPDPYYNEHNFGIVYMGDIPKPCYVSLSTMTRLLEGKKFLKKLDMPEDCYAYVFQSKNKEETIVMWAMEEKEVAFNWKGKGRLVDLMGNEKPVSSDGLFKVKLSPSPVFLICKGDNLPSVAFRWEKSAIELMPLEPTSDALIIKLSSPLKISVSFTTPKGIEVSPSSWSANLKKGEWKKSFNFLVKAVPFGNYEVIANIKVGGQTFKLSKKLTVISPYRLWLIPSPLEQSLKIKVKNLYKKNKAEGLVASLQTPSAILKYLSAYFPIMKPGEESTQSVPLFLDLSDVPSAFNISVNLKDKNSVAMHYQRKVSFFTIEKAESNPLDPSNPQWEKITGIVLDKKDFYQKLNQDWKGQNDLWVEGKFLWDEENFYIKLAVIDDVFFNNYPPEGIWQGDSVQFAIAPKGEHMKDEPFVQIDIGKSNGKDIVFRRAFGMDLKEGVIETKGTMVIEGNRAVYLFAIPWKELGIKPTSGLTIGFSFLVNDNDGNGRKGWMEWGRGIGLEKNPTDFYDLTLKEGAELK